A region of Periophthalmus magnuspinnatus isolate fPerMag1 chromosome 13, fPerMag1.2.pri, whole genome shotgun sequence DNA encodes the following proteins:
- the scg2a gene encoding secretogranin-2b produces the protein MLSSSAIMKSPLICVSNLLLLLLLSTFWDHSGIDAASFRDHRLRGAESNPPSPNEDMLKALEYIQNLRQNAKPQDQQSPDFERSLGRDQHSDEPRLQDKSEELLQAVLSTLQQTEKAANQPNPNPNSLSPHKEMPLMFEDDEKNDAEDGEEDLDHSDNFKRTNENVEEKYTPQNLATLQSVFDELGKMNFNFNSKRENSEEDDGLYDIRDTAYDESDWDQEKEGERRQEFERALDYLEDYDQENEQDNDARFVTKRSQDEDEGEMANLADFYLLKVLEQTEEEEQKKREIEEEEEEEERRERSAAEFRNSIDPKMIYKLLQISQKYQIPPEDLVDMLRTGEISAKKTYKKPNYFSRRLPIRPKTPEEMRSERVLKILGLTGDQNNAQSPFRKHYTKTTYSPIWRQGGVVAKQPLPKQRFPSKLKDDYDDTENELATFLAARMLSKYPSYKAKTNQKREESEEEEAESFERAVQDYFDQLDSNRNENRQSGLEQRGAEDFDNEEVMKLLSFVNPDTEQDAKNTE, from the coding sequence ATGCTGTCTTCCTCTGCAATTATGAAATCTCCTCTGATTTGTGTGTCcaacctgctcctcctcttgctccttTCTACGTTCTGGGATCATTCTGGTATCGACGCAGCTTCATTCAGAGACCACCGGCTACGAGGCGCCGAGTCAAACCCACCTTCTCCAAACGAAGACATGTTGAAAGCTCTAGAATACATCCAAAATCTTCGCCAAAACGCCAAACCTCAAGACCAACAATCCCCGGACTTTGAGAGATCTTTGGGACGAGATCAGCACAGCGACGAACCAAGATTACAGGATAAAAGTGAGGAGTTGTTGCAAGCTGTTTTGAGTACACTTCAGCAGACAGAAAAAGCAGCAAATCAACCTAATCCCAATCCAAATTCGTTATCCCCGCACAAAGAGATGCCGTTAATGTTCGAAGACGATGAAAAAAACGACGCGGAGGACGGCGAAGAGGATCTGGATCATTCAGATAACTTTAAACGAACAAACGAAAACGTGGAAGAGAAATACACCCCGCAGAATCTGGCAACGCTACAGTCTGTGTTCGATGAGCTCGGTAAAAtgaatttcaatttcaattccaAGCGGGAAAACAGCGAGGAAGACGACGGTTTGTATGACATTCGAGATACCGCATACGACGAAAGTGACTGGGATCAAGAGAAGGAAGGTGAGCGTAGGCAAGAGTTCGAGCGCGCGCTGGATTATCTTGAAGATTACGACCAAGAGAATGAACAAGACAACGACGCTAGATTTGTAACCAAAAGATCTCAAGACGAAGATGAGGGCGAGATGGCGAACCTAGCGGACTTTTATTTGCTGAAAGTTTTGGAGCAgacggaagaggaggagcagaagaaacgagagatagaagaggaggaagaggaggaggagagaagggagaggagcgCAGCTGAGTTTAGAAACAGCATCGATCCTAAAATGATCTACAAACTTTTGCAGATTTCACAAAAGTACCAAATCCCACCTGAAGATCTGGTTGATATGCTGAGAACCGGTGAAATTTCTGCAAAAAAGACCTACAAAAAACCCAATTATTTCAGCAGAAGGTTACCAATTAGGCCAAAAACACCAGAAGAGATGAGATCAGAAAGAGTTTTGAAGATTTTAGGTTTAACTGGGGATCAAAACAATGCCCAAAGCCCATTCAGAAAGCACTACACAAAAACCACGTACTCTCCCATTTGGCGACAAGGAGGTGTGGTCGCCAAGCAACCACTGCCAAAACAAAGATTCCCGTCCAAGCTAAAGGACGATTACGACGATACCGAAAATGAACTCGCGACATTTTTAGCGGCGCGGATGTTGTCAAAATACCCATCGTACAAAGCTAAGACGAACCAAAAAAGGGAGGagtcagaagaggaggaggcggagtcaTTTGAAAGAGCAGTTCAGGACTATTTCGATCAACTGGACtcaaacagaaatgaaaatagACAGTCCGGcttggagcagagaggagcggaggatTTTGACAACGAGGAAGTGATGAAGTTGCTAAGCTTTGTAAACCCTGATACTGAACAAGATgccaaaaacacagaataa